CATCCAAGGCTTTCAGGACCCATTTGTAAGTCTCAATGGTCTCATCACAAACCAAGGCACATGCAAAAATTGTAGTCTCCTTGTGATGATTGTAGCCAGAAAAGATAACAACCGGTTTGTTGTACTTGTTCTTCTTGTAGGTGCTGTCAAAAACAATGACATCTCCAAACGCTTGGTAATCAAGGCGACTTGTTCCATCGCACCAAAACAAGTTTTCAAGATTTCTTCACCTGATCTtgtgaatttgaaaaaaaacatgGGATCCTTCTCCCCTTACGCTGCAAATAACTCAATGCACTGGCTGCATCTCCAGCACTTAAACTATCCTTTTCTTCTTATCAACATGATTATATAGTCTTTTTCAGAAAACCCACCGATTCATGCCCACCTTTTGACCCATCAAAAGCCCCATTATGTTGCAACTTCTCACCCCATACAGCTTTAGACTGTCTACTTGAGCCTTGTCACCATCAGTCAATCCCTGAATGAGGGCATCAAATGAACGTGGGATGCAGGTGTCAACCCATGATTGTGTTTCTGGTTTCAAATAAGCACAACCTTCCACTTGCTTGAGTCTGCATGAAAACGGACACGAACTTTGCTGGGCAAGCCACTCTGGTAATAGGCTTGCTTCTTTGACTCGGCTAACCTTATTCAAATGCTTCTCATGTCTCTCACCTTCCCTATTACACACCAGTTGACGACTAATAATATTACCCTTTCGATCACGACGGACATCATCTTCCTTGCACCAAAACCTTTGAAATGGGCATAGTGTTTGGTAAAATCAACAGCATCCTTCTCAGAACAAAACACCAGCTCCCTTATCTCATCAGCTGTCAAGTCAGGGATTAATTTGCAACGATCTGGATTAGAATTCTCATTATTGCCATTGCCATCATCAGCCACTGCCACAGGAATCATCATCCTCACTCATACCTCCATCATTAGACAAGTCAATAGAGAAATATTCATTCACATCTGCCATGGCAGCAAACCTATGCAACGAAACCAATAAATAAGTACAACACAAAGattttaagtaaaaaaaaacctGATTTTCGAAAACAACGAAATCAATTTGGTAAaccttaaacaaaaaaaatttcattcagattttttaaaccctaaacccaccgATTCAAAAGCCTAAACCCAAAAGCACAATACCCAAAATGTGATTTAAACCATAAACCCAGATTCAAAACCCACAAATATAAGAAACCCTTAATTTGaaatcaaacaacaacaacgaaTAAATAGATTAGAAAATGCGATTTTAGAACCAAAACACACTAAACCCAGATTCAGAAACGGACCGTGCTATTTGATGAAGAAGCTGAACGTGAAGAAGCTCGAACGACAATGAAGAAGCTGATGACGACAATGGTCCTCGTCTGCGAAAAACGAACGATGAAGAAGCTGGAAGGTGAAGAAGCTGATACTATTAGGgttcaaggaagaagaagaagaaaatgggttgAACTCAGAATACGAAATAAGCTTGGGTAAAAAATTTTCTCAATGATGGTTAAAAGATAATATACAACTTTCCAAACAATTGCTAAAAGGCCcctctaaaaataaaatataaaacatttttgattttctaaaaaacaattcaaatttgaacagaaaaagaaaaatttgaaaatactaATACACATGGCATCATATTATTTGCTAAAAGGGTTGGAGGCACCACACCTTAAAAATAGGGAGGCNNNNNNNNNNNNNNNNNNNNNNNNNNNNNNNNNNNNNNNNNNNNNNNNNNNNNNNNNNNNNNNNNNNNNNNNNNNNNNNNNNNNNNNNNNNNNNNNNNNNTAATAGGAAATGATTTTCAGAAAATAtggttttataaaaataaaatatttattaatttgctAACAGGTCCCTCAGTTAATTAGTTACCACAGTAAAAGTAATACCCTCATTTGAATTGATGTGACTATTGATGTTCCCTCTGTTTTGATAACTGATACACTtcaatattttcatcatttctCAACACCATCTTCATCCTTCCCAAAGCAGAACATTCCAGAGAAAGAGAAGTGTGAGAGACTGAGTGGCGGAGACGACGAGAGTGATCGACGGTGGAACGGCGGTGGAACGCGACGACGAGGACCGACGGTGGAACGCGACGACGTGAGAGAAGAAGGCGCCAGCGACCTACGGTatgttcttcatcttttcttttcgtAGTTTTGATCTTCAAGTATTCTCTTCTGGGGTTTGGATCTTAATGAAAGAATGGTTTTTTTCTCAGGGTTTGTGTTCTGATATCGTTCTCATATCTTTGTCTGAGTTAAAGTTTTGATGTTTTGATGTTTACGGTTATTTTTCATAACTTGTAATTACAATTATTCCGAATAGGCTGTAGATTTGAAAACCAACCTTGTATATCACATGCATGTCATTCCCCTTTCTTTGTCTGCATTAAAGGTttgatttttatgttatttatgGTTTGTAGATTGTTATGGAACCTTGTTTATCACATGAGTGTTCTTTTTTTGGTGGGATTGAACCATATTTTATGTTGATATTGAATTTTAAACGTCTGGGTTCACATTCTTAATCTGTGCTTTGAACtgattatttgtgtttttgaaAGAGATGAGTCAAACAAGTGCTTATGGCCCTTACACACCTGGTTTCAATACTGTGATAAAGTTAAACCTGGTAATTTTTAGCTCCTTCCATTTGTGTTGGTATAGTTATATGGTTTAAACATCAattttaataagttttattggAAAAACATTAGGATGACGTGGAAGTTCCAGTAGAGTTTATTGCACAATACAAATCTATGCTGGGAAATCATGTTGTGGTTAGGGATCCTGTAGGGGGGGAGTTCACCTTTCAGTTGGTTGTGGGTAATAATGGAGGTTTGCTCATTTGATGCTGTGGTCAAGTTTGTAAAAATGTatgatttgaaaaagaaatcatTGGGCAGATTTCTCCTATTGTGGAAAGAAAAGTTTTCTATCAGGATATTTGATAGACTGATGAATCAAATAAGCTATGGTGCTGGCCCTTCTGTAAGGCAACCTGATGTTGGGAGTTCAGGAAAGAATGGTGAAGAGGTGGTTGTGTCTGATGTTGGTGATAAGGATGAAGTTGGTGGGGAAGTTCCAGTGGATGATGTCGGTGGTAAGGTTGAAGTTGGTGGGGAAGTTTCAGTTCCAGTGGCTGATGTTGGTGATAAGGATGAAGATGGTGTGGAAGTTCCAGTCCAGTGGCTGATGTTGGTGGGGAGATACCATTAGCTGATGTTGGTGGGCAGTTTATGGATGTGGATAACATTGAAGAGAATGATGTAATTATGATATCAAGTGATGATGAGGAGTATGATGGAATTGTGCAATTAagtgatgaggaggaggatgatggaATTATGCAATTGAGTGATGGAGAGGAGGATGATGGTGTGGAGAGGGTTATTCATAATTTTGATAAGGTCATTAGCAGCTCTGATTCTGGTGGAGGCCAGACAATGGTAAGTACTGTTTTTAAATTGtagtgctacttgtttttaaaaTTTCGTTTGCTGTATGTGATATCTAAtacaatgtttatttttttattttcaggcATTGCCTAAGTTGTATGTGGTGAATCATATTAGGGCAAACTGGGAGAATATCGTTCTACAAACCCCTAGGGGTAGAACTTATAGTTGTCTGCTGAAAAGAAGGAATCCAAGGAAGATTGATACTCCAATCCACATTGCAAAGGATTGGTATCAATATGTGAAGGATCATGAGTTGAAGTATAGGGATGTTGTGCACTTTAGGCCAGTTAGCACTCACAACAATTTGGTTAATGTTACCATTACCCGTGGGCAGCCGTAGTGAGTTTGATGTTTTGTGATTTCCTATTAATGTTTTCAGTTTGGACCTTGTATGTTTTGCCTTTGTTTTGTGCAACTTTTGGACTGGCTTGATGCCCCTGGCTTGTTAGACCTTTTTGGATATGTTTTGTGCAACTTGGTGTTTTATGGATATTAGTTAATCAATGACTTTATATGTTATTAAGGTTTCAATTATTTACTTATTAGTATATTTCTGTAGTGTATAATATATGGCATCTCAATCATTCTCTTCGACACAAAGAAGAAATGGGATTGCTGATGGAAGGCTCTGTACTTGCGGCCTTACCCCAGCCCTAAAGACTTCATGGTCCAGTAGTAATTATGGACGAAGATATTTTCAATGTCCTTTGAAGGTAAACAGGGAGTTTTTGTTATGTATTCAGTTGACAACAAGGAATATATAACTTATGAACTTAAATATACGCAGGCTTGTGGGTATTATGATTGGCTTGATCCCCCTGTGCATGGGCAAGTTGTTGAAGCCCCCATGACTGCTGCTGTGACTCCTGGTCAAGTTGTTCAAGGCCCCATGACTGCTGCTGTGACTCCTGGTCAAGTTGATGATTGCTTTGAAGGATTAAAGAGGCAGAAGCTTTGATCTCTGACTACAAGAGAAGGGAACAAATGTAtttcattgttgttgttgtctctTTGGTAGTTGCTGTGCTACTTATTTTGTTTAAGTGATTTACACAAgctttggatatgtaaaactGTTTTTGAGAAGTGGTCACATGTATGTGTACTCTTTTTGAATTATTAACTCTTTTATGAGAAGTGCTCACATGAGTCCTCTTTTTAAACTTatctaaatttacattttttagtATACATAATAATTTAATGAAACTGTGTAAGTAGATGATGAGAAACCTCCCAAGATGACTATGATAAAACTATGTAAGTAGATGATGAGAAACCTCCAAAAATGACTATAATAAAACTATGACAAAAGAGCATACAAAAGAACCAAGAACATTTGCTATATTAAGTGAAAACTGGTCCAAATAAAATAGTGAGTAAGTAGTGCTCTTGTCAAACTTGACTATGATTTACTATGTCAAAAGATGTTACTATCGCTATGAAACATGTTTTCAACTGTTTTTAAGTGAAAATGGGTCCAAATAAGGTTGCTCTTGTCTAAGTTAGGTTGATCTTTCTATTGCTATGAATCATGTTTCTATTTCAATAGAAAATGGTCCAAATATATAACTAAGTTGCGCTCTTGTGTTCTTGTTTAAGTTATAGCTATTATTGCATTTGAAGAAAACATGATCTAATAAACATGATATAAGACAACCAACgcataaaatttataaaagggTTTTTTGGCAACTAGTGCCTTAACAAGCAAAATTTGGCAACTAGTGCCTTAACCTGATGAACAAAATTTGGCAACTACAAGTGCCCTGAAAAAGGATTCAATGCGTCCACGCTTGCGCATACACAAAGATAAAGCAcggaataaaaaatatagattGTGTCTAACAATAACCAAGATTACAAAATCAGCAAGTCTTTGGCACCCCTTTCTTCTTGTTTCCAGCTTCTGATATCCTGTTGTAGTACACCAATGATTTTGATAGCATAACTCCTTGAAGCAAATTATGTGAATGGAGAACAAGGTCCACAGCAAGTTTCAATCTTGTGAAGTTATCAACCTCTATCTTGTATCCATTTATCCCCATCTGGTTCATCCAAGTTGCAACAAAAACTCCACAGTCGTTTCTGCATGACAGAAAACAATTTTCAATCAGTAAGTTACATGGTTTCAAAAGTATAAAAGAATTAAATTGTTATATGTAACTTACGAATCTTTCTTTTGAACCATAAGCCCTTCTGGGATAACCATTTTGAATTCAGACACAATAGGCTTAGGGCTATCATCGATGAGATAAAATGACTGGTCTTGCAGAAGTTCTTCCAAATAAATACACTACGAGCAACAAGTTTTCTCTtagtaacaaaattaataacaCAAATCATGTAATCAAAAAAGTAAATTCATTATAAGGTTATACCAGTAGTTTGGTACGCCTAATTCTGGCAAGCATCCTGCCTTCTTCCGGATAGCTGTCGAGATACACTACTTGCTCATTCTTAAAGTCCAGAACTATAAGGTACCAGTGCTTATTGTCGTCGTTAACAGGAATAAATATCTGGCATAAAGCAACCATGTAGATAAAGCTCAAACAAGCTACATTTTGAATGAAATGATATGTTACACAATTATTGAGTTACCTTTTCAAGAAGGTCTACTTTCCCCATGAAATTGCCTTAATTAAAATCTTCATAGAATTAGGGTTTGTAGTCCATGACAAAATAGCTTGCTACAGtggaaaagaacaacttcagtGAACTTTATATTTCATTTCTATTAAACAGAACTTGCCATTAAGAATGAGCAGATGATATTACcgaaacatttgttgggaaaaaCCATATGGGTGGATTTTGATTAAAAGACCCCTCCTTCTTGGTCAACAAGCAAGCTAGCAAGTTAAGCAAATCCGTCACCAACTCTCCTTTTGGTTTCAGGCACTGCAGCACACCACGGGTTCCATCCGAGAAAGGGATTTCAGGCTTCACCAAGGCCTCTTTCCTGCCATGAACATAACATGCATATTAAATTAGCTCTTCTACTGAgtatcaaaaaataatttaactaCGTAAATAAAAACTCAGACATTTTACCAAGCCATGTCATCTTTATTGGCCTTCTTAAAGATATAAGATGCCACAGCCGTCTCAGCATAAGATAGTTGGAATGTGTTCTCATTCTTGAATATCTTGTTCAGGAACTACAAGATACACATGTATGACAGTCAATTTAACAAGTAAAGTTCTTAATTAATGggtcaaaattttaaaacttaccGGTGGAACATAATGAGGGGTAACTATTTTCAGGTTTTTGGGGGATTGAAAGTCAGCATTGGTAATTTGGTTTCCTGGATTTGTGTCCTGTGACGTAACAGGTGGGCTGAAAAGCTTCCTAACAAGTGAACTGTGATTTTCTGTAGATGTTGGTGCGATCTCAACGGTTTCAGTTTGGATTTCAGTATTTGGTGTTGGTAGGTCAGCAATAGGTGTTGGGAGTTCAACCGTTGGTGCAACAAACttttgcatgattttctctatCGCTTCAGGTATTGGTTCAACTGATGAAGATGGATCTAACTGTGTTCCTTCTGTGGGAAGAATCTGGACACATTTGGACTTTATCATTGTCTGTGTCAACCACCCAATACTAGCCATAATAGCTTCCATGTTTGCCTCCAACGTATTAAATTTCTCTTCATTAACCACTCCCTGCattgtaaaatataaaaaaaaaatttaaaccttGGCTATAGGTTTCACAGCTGTAATTTAAGCAAGGATTCAAGGTTTCCTAATTTGAATCCATTATATGAAGTTTAATTTGGCATACTACTATGGTAAGCAAGGGAATAAGATACGGAAAATTCAACTGAAGCAATTTAAGCTATTTAAGTGAAAAGTAATtcattttacttcaaaacatacCTTTTTTTTCTTGTCATCTTCTTGTTGATCACCATAATATGGAAGATTCATGTTCAGCTGCAGCCCAGAATCTTGATTACTGCAAATAAGATATGAATGTCAAAAACCTACGAAACCTAATACATAAACACGACAGAACAGAAACAGAGTTTTAGATGAGTAACACTGATTACCTCGAAGATATGAGTACCAAAGAAGGGTTAGCGTTCTGATTTGGGACGGTGAAATCCAAGTCCGGCGAATTGACGGAGATGCAATCCACTTCTCGACGATTTCGCTTCCGGTGGCTTCGTCGAACAACTGGGGCTCCTTTCGTTTTCATGGTAGACATCAATCAGATGATTTTGGACCGTAAATCTTCCACTCCTTGTTAGACTCTGAATCCCATTCATAATTGAAGCAATTTTATAGTACTTGGGGGAATTGattaaaaccctaaaccccttcACGAGTTTTGAGGCTGGAAGATCAAACAACAAAGCTGCAATCAATTTTCCTCATTACTCCCCCTCTCATAACCCTATCAAGCATGCGGCCTCTCCATATTCCAATTTTGGAGCCACCGAAAGTGCTTAACTTCACCATCTCCTCACCTTCCATTTTCGAAGCTTTATGGCACCATGGTTTGGAAgttaaatgttttttaattttttatatttaacttattttagaaataatatttataaataggtataaaaattatttattaacattatttattaataaatactatataaataatatttaatggcctaatatggagagcggcggagcaacaagagtctcggcagagcttaagaaggataaaggcctaatatgaagcttcggtcttacttaagctttaagtttggcCTAATATGGAGAacggcggagcaacaagagtctcggcagagcttaagaaggataaaggcctaatatgaagcttcggtcttacttaagctttaagtttgacctaatatggagagcggcggagcaacaagagtctcggcagagcttaagaaggataaaggcctaatatgaagcttcggtcttacttaagctttaagtttggcctaatatggagagcggcggagcaacaagagtctcggcagagcttaagaaggataaaggcctaatatgaagcttcggtcttacttaagctttaagtttgacctaatatggagagcggcggagcaacaagagtctcggcagagcttaagaaggataaaggcctaatatgaagcttcggtcttacttaagctttaagtttgacctaatatggagagcggcggagcaacaagagtctcggcagagcttaagaaggataaaggcctaatatgaagcttcggtcttacttaagctttaagtttgacctaatatggagagcggcggagcaacaagagtctcggcagagcttaagaaggataaaggcctaatatgaagcttcggtcttacttaagctttaagtttggcctaatatggagagcggcggagcaacaagagtctcggcagagcttaagaaggataaaggcctaatatgaagcttcggtcttacttaagctttaagtttgacctaatatggagagcggcggagcaacaagagtctcggcagagcttaagaaggataaaggcctaatatgaagcttcggtcttacttaagctttaagtttgacctaatatggagagcggcggagcaacaagagtctcggcagagcttaagaaggataaaggcctaatatgaagcttcggtcttacttaagctttaagtttggcctaatatggagagcggcggagcaacaagagtctcggcagagcttaagaaggataaaggcctaatatgaagcttcggtcttacttaagctttaagtttgacctaatatggagagcggcggagcaacaagagtctcggcagagcttaagaaggataaaggcctaatatgaagcttcggtcttacttaagctttaagtttgacctaatatggagagcggcggagcaacaagagtctcgacagagcttaagaaggataaaggcctaatatgaagcttcggtcttacttaagctttaagtttgacctaatatggagagcggcggagcaataaGAGTCTAAGTTTATTAATATGAAGCTTCGCACGACCTTAAGTTTAAGTTTATTAATCTTAACTCAATTAAATACTCGCATTAACTCAATTAAATATTTATGTTTACAGTTTCATTTCAATAGTTACTTCTAGCTTAGTGGTTAGTAGCATCCTATATATCCCACATGTCCTAGGTTCGAATACTCCTATAatcagtttttaattatttttttattgcttatccgtattaaatatattatttaactgTTTGTTAGTAATAATGAGTGGTATCCCAGTGGTAAATATCCTCTTGTTGGTTCTACATGTCCCTGGTTCAAATCTcatgttcttcttttttttacCCATTTTGTACAGATTATAACATTGGTCTCTTTTTATACAAGTACTGGATTGCATAAATATGGCACAAAGATGGTACCTGAAATATTCTAAACTAAGCATTTGGATGAAAGAACTCAAAAACTATGAATTAATAATTCAGCAATAAAATTCATTGGTCCAACATTCAATCATAATAACTTCAAGACTTCATAAACAAAAAATACTTCAAAATCAGCGAGGACTTCAATAACATAGCCATATTAGTTCCCAGCAAAAATTACATGAAAAAAAACAGGTCCATTAATGGTTTAAGCAACACAATGCAATAGCAATTCCAAGCAAAATTCAGAGCCACATCCAATATTCAGTCTTCTACTAAGTGCCATAAGGCGATTGCTGGTATGAAGCAAAAGGATGGAAAGATTGTAAAATCTGGCTCGCAGGGAATTGGGGAAACAAATTGAACCCACTTGGGAAACTCATTGGAGGGGCTTCAATATCAGCTTGAGGTTGCTCAATAGTTGGTGACACCATAGCTTGGGAACTTCCAGTGTTGCGTTTAACATCCTTTTGGGTTCTTCTATCTCCCACCTAAAATTCACAGCCAAATATAAACCATAAACAACAATTTTACAACAGAACATGCCACTCAAATTTATACAACATAGTAAATATGACATATAACATGCCTTTCTTTTGGCTTTGACTGTACTCATTGAACTGGGCCCTCCATTATCTCCTCCTAATGATGGCACGGGTTGTatacaatttaaaatattaatgtcATACACATGGTAATTGGCTGCAAAATAATCCAATAGAAAAATTATACAAACAACTTACAGTATCAGCAGTGTTATCACCATCAATTTCAACagatgaatcttcatcttcttcagcatCTGCAAAACTTTCTCCAACTTCATTACCCTCAAATAATGTAGGACATGTCCTGATTGTGTGGCCACCCTTTCTGCAATTAGAGCATAGCCTTTTCGTCTTCTTATACTTCTTCTTCCGTGGAGCGCCCTTTGTTTTGACAACAGCTGGGTCACCAATGACAAATAAATTGGTTGCAGCAGAATTGGGATGGCGACGTTTCTGAAATTTCATGACAAGCTTGTATATGTCCTCGATAACATTTGAGAAATCAGAAGAGTCATCAGCACCATATTCACTCAGAAAGTTGCATGCAGCAGAAATTGCACCTCTACGCAGCATTTTCATTCTATCAGTATCAACCTCCATAGCAGGGATAGATTGTAATGAATCAACCTTTGCAGTCTTCAGCCACCTTTTAGAAACAAGACTAGCAGGGAATTCATTCATGTTCTCAGTTCTCATTGCACATATAATGTGAGAACAAGGTATGCCAACATATTCAGAAAACCCACAATCACAATTAAACATGTTCTGATTCTTGTCATAAATGACCAAGAACTGAGTGTTTGGATGACGACAAATGCTAAACTTTATCATCACTGTGGTACCAATCTCTGATCGTTCAACAAGATTAGGGTTAAGTGCTCGTTGAATCATATGTCTCACTTCCCTAAACATATTCAATGTCAACAACTTTGCTGCCCCTTGTTCAATGTGACTTAAAGCAGTAATCAAGACAGGCTCACCATAACTTGACTTGAAATCAGAGGCTAACTCATTATGCCTATACTCCTCCACAGCTCTCTCAAAGTTATAAATGAAATCAAGGATGCTATTTTTGCACTGCACATACCTCTTAATAAATGAGTTAATGCCTTCACATAGAGAGGTAGTCCTGATACCGGCAAAAAATTTCTCTCGCATAAACGCAGTTGCCCACATCTACCTAGTTTCATACGTCTGTTTAATCCATTTTTCCTCACCAATACCATACTTTTCAATCACTTGCAACCATTTAGTTTCAAAACGTTCTGGAGTGAAATTCCCATAAATCAAAGTCTTAAATTCATTCAAGAAATCTGGAATCTTAATTTTCTCAAGACAGTTTTGCTGAATATGCCATCCACAAAGCCTATGAGTAGCATTAGGAAACACAACCTTCACTGCTTCACGCATAGATTTGTCTCCATCAGTCACAACAGCTTTGGGTTGCTTTCCAAACATAGCTTCATCCAAGGCTTTCAGGACCCATTTGTAAGTCTCAATGGTCTCATCACAAACCAAGGCACATGCAAAAATTGTAGTCTCCTTGTGATGATTGTAGCCAGAAAAGATAACAACCGGTTTGTTGTACTTGTTCTTCTTGTAGGTGCTGTCAAAAACAATGACATCTCCAAACGCTTGGTAATCAAGGCGACTTGTTCCATCGCACCAAAACAAGTTTTCAAGATTTTCTTCACCTGATCTtgtgaatttgaaaaaaaacatgGGATCCTTCTCCCCCTTACGCTGCAAATAACTCAATGCACTGGCTGCATCTCCAGCACTTAAACTTATCCTTTTCTTCTTATCAACATGATTatataagtcctttttcagaaAACCCACCGATTCATGCCCACCTTTCTGACCCATCAAAAGCCCCATTATGTTGCAACTTCTCACCCCATACAGCTTTAGACTGTCTACTTGAGCCTTGTCACCATCAGTCAATCCCCTGAATGAGGGCATCAAATGAACGTGGGATGCAGGTGTCAACCCATGATTGTGTTCTGGTTCAAATAGCACAACCTTCCACTTGCTTGAGTCTGCATGAAAACGGACACGGAACTTTGCTGGGCAAGCCACTCTGGTAATAGGCTTTGCTTCTTTGACTCGGCTAACCTTATTCAAATGCTTCTCATGTCTCTCACCTTCCCTATTACACACCAGTTGACGACTAATAATATTACCCTTTCGATCACGACGGACATCATCTTTCCTTGCACCAAAACCTTTGAAATGGGCATAGTGTTGGTAAAATTCAACAGCATCCTTCTCAGAACAAAACACCAGCTCCCTTATCTCATCAGCTGTCAAGTCAGGGATT
This is a stretch of genomic DNA from Lotus japonicus ecotype B-129 chromosome 1, LjGifu_v1.2. It encodes these proteins:
- the LOC130715257 gene encoding protein FAR1-RELATED SEQUENCE 5-like translates to MADVNEYFSIDLSNDGGMSEDDDSVAVADDGNGNNENSNPDRCKLIPDLTADEIRELVFCSEKDAVEFYQHYAHFKGFGARKDDVRRDRKGNIISRQLVCNREGERHEKHLNKVSRVKEAKPITRVACPAKFRVRFHADSSKWKVVLFEPEHNHGLTPASHVHLMPSFRGLTDGDKAQVDSLKLYGVRSCNIMGLLMGQKGGHESVGFLKKDLYNHVDKKKRISLSAGDAASALSYLQRKGEKDPMFFFKFTRSGEENLENLFWCDGTSRLDYQAFGDVIVFDSTYKKNKYNKPVVIFSGYNHHKETTIFACALVCDETIETYKWVLKALDEAMFGKQPKAVVTDGDKSMREAVKVVFPNATHRLCGWHIQQNCLEKIKIPDFLNEFKTLIYGNFTPERFETKWLQVIEKYGIGEEKWIKQTYETR
- the LOC130732344 gene encoding uncharacterized protein LOC130732344, which codes for MDVDNIEENDVIMISSDDEEYDGIVQLSDEEEDDGIMQLSDGEEDDGVERVIHNFDKVISSSDSGGGQTMALPKLYVVNHIRANWENIVLQTPRGRTYSCLLKRRNPRKIDTPIHIAKDWYQYVKDHELKYRDVVHFRPVSTHNNLVNVTITRGQPYV